gtgtgtgtgttacctgtggtAGTGTGGTGCGAGGTGGCGGTCTGAGCGGAGGGCGGCGGCGGTGTACAGCTTCAGGCTGCAGGGAAATGGCAGCTCGGAGTCCAGATCAtaaaccacagaagaagaagactgcGGAGCGACGTGCAGCAGAACCACGTGGTAATCCTGGAACACGTCACGACatcatcagtgacatcatcagcagCATTATTAACAAGCTGTATGTGTCATCCAACatgcagtgacatcatcagtgacatcatcgTTACTGCTAACAAgctgtgtgacatcacagacCCAGATCACCGGCTGGTCCCCGCGTCCAGACTTCTGCCTCCACAGAGGAACCTGATCGAGAACCAACGTAGAACGTCTCATCAGCAAATGAAATGTTATTTAGGAACATAACAGGACTCCTAGAGAACATGA
This region of Plectropomus leopardus isolate mb unplaced genomic scaffold, YSFRI_Pleo_2.0 unplaced_scaffold19938, whole genome shotgun sequence genomic DNA includes:
- the wdyhv1 gene encoding protein N-terminal glutamine amidohydrolase, with the protein product MKPEDRITPRREDCVYTSCYCEENVWKLCEFVRTERTAPLEDLFVVFISNENRMVPLWRQKSGRGDQPVIWDYHVVLLHVAPQSSSSVVYDLDSELPFPCSLKLYTAAALRSDRHLAPHYHR